In one window of Tellurirhabdus rosea DNA:
- a CDS encoding trypsin-like peptidase domain-containing protein, with amino-acid sequence MESEGQFRDWADRWVRDELTPDERRHFDAACQADPLLAQKVREQQQLADAMRLVDRRNAFRQQLEQIHQSMDMDAVRAELETPVEPLKPTGIRALWQTYRTTLAVAASVAVFSTFATLSLYKSYQSSQQQSQQYSMLRRDLNAIRQSQNAILNDISARQRALQLNPGQVAGTGFLLSPDGYLVTNTHIVRDADSVYVQSVKGDIYKAKVVYTDQNYDLAILEVGNDTTFRRRNTLPYAFSAVSSDLGERVYTLGFPRDEVVYGEGYLSSRTGYRGDTTAYQVAISVNPGNSGGPLLDERGNVIGIVSGKQTLTEGATFAIKTDYLLRAIAAIPTDSLKGSSIRINNKNTLARLSRKEQIKRLQECVFMVKVFKGEK; translated from the coding sequence ATGGAATCAGAAGGACAATTTCGGGACTGGGCCGACCGGTGGGTGCGTGACGAACTCACACCCGACGAGCGGCGGCATTTTGACGCCGCCTGCCAGGCCGACCCGTTACTGGCCCAGAAAGTACGTGAACAGCAGCAGCTGGCGGACGCCATGCGGCTCGTCGACCGGCGGAATGCCTTCCGGCAGCAGCTGGAGCAGATTCACCAGTCGATGGACATGGACGCCGTTCGCGCTGAACTGGAAACTCCCGTGGAGCCGCTGAAACCCACCGGCATCCGGGCGCTCTGGCAGACCTACCGCACCACGCTGGCCGTGGCGGCCTCAGTGGCCGTGTTTTCGACCTTCGCCACGCTGTCGCTCTACAAGTCTTACCAGTCGAGCCAGCAGCAGAGCCAGCAGTACAGCATGCTCCGCCGCGATCTGAACGCCATCCGGCAGTCGCAGAACGCGATTCTCAACGACATCAGCGCCCGGCAGCGGGCCCTGCAGCTCAACCCCGGACAGGTAGCCGGTACGGGCTTTCTGCTCTCGCCGGACGGGTATTTGGTGACCAATACGCACATTGTCCGCGACGCCGACTCGGTTTACGTTCAGAGCGTCAAAGGCGATATTTACAAGGCGAAAGTCGTTTACACCGACCAGAACTACGATCTGGCGATTCTGGAAGTAGGCAACGACACGACCTTCCGCCGCCGCAATACCCTGCCGTACGCTTTCAGTGCGGTTTCCTCCGACCTGGGCGAACGGGTTTATACACTTGGTTTCCCCCGCGATGAGGTCGTTTACGGAGAAGGCTACCTAAGCTCACGAACCGGCTACCGGGGCGATACCACGGCTTATCAGGTAGCCATCAGCGTCAACCCCGGTAACTCGGGCGGGCCGCTGCTGGACGAACGGGGCAACGTGATCGGCATCGTCAGCGGGAAACAGACCCTGACCGAAGGCGCCACGTTTGCCATCAAAACGGATTACCTCCTTCGTGCCATCGCCGCCATCCCGACCGATTCGCTGAAAGGCAGCTCGATTCGCATTAACAACAAAAACACCCTCGCCCGCCTTTCCCGCAAAGAGCAGATCAAACGCCTCCAGGAATGCGTGTTTATGGTCAAGGTGTTTAAGGGGGAAAAATAG
- a CDS encoding RNA polymerase sigma factor, with protein sequence MNESKGSPRGGSTPARSELTDDELITGLANGSEEALTQLYRRYFPMVLHLVLNNSGTEDDAKDIYQEALVVVYEKLSAGTLVLTAQLKTYLYSVCRRLWLKQLSHRNRNGQPGGGYFLKDTDDFVSVDADLSEHEIRDRQFDLMSESLEKLGEPCRTLLEDFYVRHLSMQEITDKFGYTNADNAKNQKYKCLMRLKRFFFSVYKED encoded by the coding sequence ATGAATGAAAGCAAAGGTTCGCCCCGCGGCGGCTCCACCCCAGCCCGGTCGGAACTCACCGATGATGAGTTGATTACCGGTCTGGCGAATGGTTCCGAAGAGGCATTAACCCAGCTGTACAGGCGATATTTTCCGATGGTGCTGCATCTGGTACTGAACAACAGCGGCACGGAAGACGACGCCAAAGACATCTACCAGGAAGCGCTTGTTGTGGTGTACGAGAAATTGTCGGCCGGAACGCTGGTGCTCACGGCGCAACTGAAAACGTACCTGTATTCGGTCTGCCGACGCCTCTGGCTTAAGCAACTCTCCCACCGTAATCGCAATGGCCAGCCGGGAGGCGGCTATTTTCTGAAAGATACCGATGACTTTGTCTCGGTTGACGCTGACTTGAGCGAGCACGAAATCCGCGACCGCCAGTTTGACCTGATGAGTGAATCGCTCGAAAAACTGGGCGAGCCCTGTCGGACGCTGCTCGAAGATTTTTACGTACGCCACCTGTCGATGCAGGAAATCACCGACAAGTTTGGCTATACCAATGCCGATAACGCGAAAAATCAGAAATATAAATGCCTGATGCGCTTGAAGCGATTTTTCTTTTCAGTGTATAAAGAGGATTGA
- a CDS encoding serine hydrolase domain-containing protein, with product MRFPVKQLAVALFAPALAFAQPELPVMAAPQAFKTAASPAAAGFAPDRLKRLDELMQGFVDGGIAPNAVTFVARNGQIVHYKAFGFSNLEKKTPLKRDDIYRIASQSKALVTTALMTLFEEQKFVLEEPISKYIPAFKAPKVLVSVDKEKGTYETRPAKREITIRHLLAHNAGIPYEHPLQTRPEFSVPFFNSLKPDKLEDVVNRLAARPLTNDPGEVFTYGLNTDIIGRLVEILSGKPLDVALRERVLEPLGMNDTHFYLPDNKAARLVELYSKGSTDKPLTRHTNDDYRTYPVAGAKTYFSGGAGLVSTVEDYAKFCQMMLNGGTFNGRRVLGRKTIAMMTANQIGEAEVWERRDKFGLGFELITERSHYGDQATPGSYTWGGMYCSEYTIDPKENLIMLVFTNVQPYAHYTEFVRKFRMAVYQALN from the coding sequence ATGCGATTTCCTGTAAAACAGCTGGCCGTCGCCCTGTTTGCCCCGGCCCTTGCCTTCGCCCAGCCCGAACTGCCCGTCATGGCTGCTCCGCAGGCTTTCAAGACCGCCGCTTCGCCCGCCGCCGCGGGGTTTGCGCCCGACCGGCTCAAACGCCTCGATGAACTGATGCAGGGCTTTGTCGACGGGGGCATTGCACCCAACGCCGTGACGTTTGTGGCGCGCAACGGCCAGATTGTGCACTACAAAGCGTTCGGATTCAGCAACCTGGAGAAGAAAACGCCGCTCAAACGCGACGATATTTACCGAATTGCCTCGCAGTCCAAAGCCCTCGTCACGACGGCGCTGATGACGCTGTTTGAAGAACAGAAATTTGTCCTCGAAGAACCAATTTCCAAATACATCCCGGCCTTCAAGGCTCCGAAAGTGCTGGTGAGCGTGGACAAGGAAAAGGGAACCTACGAAACCCGCCCGGCCAAACGCGAAATCACCATCCGGCACCTGCTGGCCCATAACGCGGGCATTCCCTACGAACACCCGCTGCAAACCCGCCCCGAATTCAGCGTTCCCTTCTTCAACTCGCTGAAACCGGATAAGCTGGAGGACGTCGTCAACCGCCTCGCCGCCCGCCCGCTCACGAACGACCCCGGCGAAGTCTTTACCTACGGCCTGAACACGGACATCATCGGTCGCCTCGTCGAAATTCTGTCCGGCAAACCGCTGGATGTGGCCCTGCGCGAGCGCGTGCTGGAACCGCTCGGCATGAACGACACCCATTTTTATTTGCCGGACAACAAAGCCGCCCGGCTGGTCGAACTGTACTCGAAAGGCAGCACGGACAAACCCCTCACCCGCCACACCAACGACGACTACCGGACTTACCCGGTTGCCGGGGCAAAGACGTACTTCTCCGGCGGGGCGGGACTGGTCAGCACGGTGGAAGATTACGCGAAATTCTGCCAGATGATGCTCAACGGCGGGACTTTCAACGGGCGCCGGGTTCTGGGCCGAAAAACCATCGCGATGATGACGGCCAACCAGATCGGCGAGGCGGAGGTCTGGGAGCGGCGGGACAAGTTCGGGCTGGGCTTCGAGCTGATTACCGAACGGTCGCACTACGGCGATCAGGCCACGCCGGGCTCCTACACCTGGGGCGGTATGTACTGTTCGGAATACACCATCGACCCGAAAGAAAATTTGATAATGCTCGTCTTCACGAACGTCCAGCCCTACGCCCACTACACCGAATTCGTTCGTAAGTTCCGCATGGCGGTTTATCAGGCGCTTAACTGA
- a CDS encoding aspartate carbamoyltransferase catalytic subunit, whose amino-acid sequence MQQLSVRHLLGIKNLTENDIQLILETAGQFKEVINRPIKKVPSLRDITIANVFFENSTRTRLSFELAEKRLSADVVNFSASGSSVKKGETLLDTVNNILAMKVDMIVMRHSSPGAPHYLSSRIPAAVVNAGDGTHEHPTQALLDSFSIQQKLGDVAGKRVAIIGDILHSRVALSNIFCLQKLGADVMVCGPTTLIPAYINALGVKVSHNVREALAWCDVANVLRIQLERMQIKYFPSLREYSLYFGITKKMLDDLDRPIVLMHPGPINRGVELSSDAADSHHSIILDQVENGVAVRMAVLYQLAQA is encoded by the coding sequence ATGCAGCAACTCAGCGTTCGTCACCTGCTGGGCATTAAAAACCTGACCGAAAACGACATCCAACTCATTCTGGAAACGGCCGGGCAGTTTAAGGAAGTCATCAACCGACCCATCAAAAAAGTCCCTTCGCTCCGCGACATTACCATTGCCAACGTCTTTTTCGAAAACTCGACCCGTACGCGGCTGTCGTTCGAACTGGCGGAAAAACGGCTCTCGGCGGATGTCGTCAACTTCTCGGCGTCGGGCTCTTCGGTAAAAAAAGGCGAAACGCTGCTGGACACCGTCAACAACATCCTAGCGATGAAGGTCGATATGATCGTGATGCGCCACAGCAGTCCCGGCGCGCCGCACTACCTGTCGAGCCGCATCCCGGCGGCGGTCGTCAACGCCGGCGACGGCACCCACGAGCACCCCACGCAGGCCCTGCTCGACTCGTTTTCAATTCAGCAGAAGCTCGGCGACGTGGCGGGCAAGCGCGTGGCGATCATCGGCGATATTCTGCACTCGCGGGTGGCCCTTTCCAATATTTTCTGTCTGCAAAAACTGGGCGCCGACGTGATGGTCTGCGGCCCAACCACGCTTATTCCGGCCTACATCAACGCGCTGGGCGTCAAAGTCAGCCACAACGTACGCGAGGCCCTCGCCTGGTGCGACGTGGCCAACGTCCTCCGGATTCAGCTGGAGCGGATGCAGATCAAGTATTTTCCGTCGCTGCGGGAGTATTCGCTTTATTTCGGCATCACGAAAAAAATGCTGGACGACCTCGACCGGCCCATCGTCCTGATGCACCCCGGCCCCATCAACCGGGGCGTCGAGCTCAGTTCCGACGCCGCCGATTCGCACCACAGCATCATCCTCGACCAGGTCGAAAACGGCGTAGCGGTGCGAATGGCGGTGCTGTACCAGCTGGCGCAGGCGTAA
- a CDS encoding alpha-amylase family glycosyl hydrolase: MITQLAAQPAKAPKSAKSVGQTPVGQTGVHYEVFVRAFCDSNGDGIGDLPGLTSKLDYLKDLGVSALWLMPINPSGSYHKYDVTDYYGIDPEYGTMEDFKRLLAEAHRRDIKVLLDFVINHTSSRHPWFVEACKGKDNPYHDFYVWMNQKDIDSLNIATREGTADTGIRTPWHVAKGAPFTEKYYALFWEGMPDLNYDNPKVRQEIYKAGKFWLTEVGVDGFRLDAARHIYPDWEEPKNHAFWEEFGREMESVKPGVYTVGEVWTKAEHIAPYFRGLKANFNFDLSFGLQELIPKERDSVNIIQMLLHNRGVFAKVNPNFIDATMLTNHDQNRIGSVLKGNPNHLKVAANLLLTLSGNPYIYYGEELGMLGVKPDEYIREPFLWKDGQSDPQQTRWTKARYSTDKTVRPVSAQQKDAGSLLNHYKKLIRFRNSHPVLNDNLSSLEASPIQQKGIIAFVRKTGNRSALVVHNLTKKELDVVLYPGEKAGRQRITFDTAGGARIRDGKLQLPAYGCVVLEDSGETTGR; encoded by the coding sequence ATGATAACCCAACTGGCGGCGCAGCCTGCGAAGGCTCCCAAATCGGCAAAATCCGTCGGGCAGACCCCCGTCGGGCAGACCGGCGTGCATTACGAAGTTTTTGTCCGCGCTTTCTGTGATTCCAACGGCGACGGCATCGGCGACCTGCCCGGCCTGACCTCCAAACTGGATTACCTGAAAGACCTCGGTGTGTCGGCGCTCTGGCTGATGCCCATCAATCCGTCCGGTTCGTACCACAAATACGACGTGACGGACTATTACGGCATCGACCCCGAATACGGCACGATGGAAGACTTCAAACGCCTGCTGGCCGAAGCGCACCGCCGCGACATCAAAGTGTTGCTGGATTTTGTCATCAACCACACCAGCAGCCGCCATCCGTGGTTTGTCGAAGCCTGCAAGGGCAAGGACAATCCGTACCACGACTTTTACGTCTGGATGAATCAGAAAGACATTGATTCGCTGAACATCGCCACCCGCGAAGGCACGGCCGACACGGGCATCCGGACGCCCTGGCACGTGGCCAAAGGCGCTCCGTTTACCGAAAAATACTACGCCCTGTTCTGGGAAGGCATGCCCGACCTGAACTACGACAATCCGAAAGTCCGGCAGGAGATTTATAAAGCCGGGAAGTTCTGGCTCACCGAGGTCGGCGTGGACGGTTTCCGGCTGGATGCCGCCCGCCACATCTACCCCGACTGGGAGGAGCCGAAAAACCACGCGTTTTGGGAAGAATTTGGCCGCGAAATGGAGTCCGTCAAACCGGGCGTCTATACCGTCGGCGAAGTCTGGACGAAAGCCGAGCACATCGCCCCCTACTTCCGCGGTCTGAAGGCCAATTTCAACTTCGACCTGAGCTTCGGGTTACAGGAGCTGATTCCGAAAGAGCGCGATTCGGTCAATATTATCCAGATGCTGCTGCACAACCGGGGCGTTTTTGCTAAGGTCAATCCCAACTTCATCGACGCGACCATGCTGACCAACCACGACCAGAACCGCATCGGCAGCGTGCTGAAAGGCAATCCGAACCACCTGAAAGTGGCGGCCAACCTGCTGCTGACGCTGTCGGGCAACCCGTACATTTACTACGGCGAAGAGCTGGGCATGCTGGGCGTGAAGCCGGACGAATACATCCGCGAGCCGTTCCTGTGGAAAGACGGACAGTCGGACCCGCAGCAGACCCGCTGGACCAAAGCCCGCTATTCGACGGACAAAACTGTACGGCCCGTCTCGGCGCAGCAAAAGGACGCCGGGTCCCTGCTGAACCATTACAAAAAGCTGATCCGCTTCCGCAACAGCCATCCGGTGCTGAACGACAACCTGAGCAGCCTGGAAGCCAGCCCGATTCAGCAAAAAGGCATTATCGCTTTTGTCCGCAAAACGGGCAACCGATCGGCGCTGGTCGTGCACAACCTGACCAAAAAAGAACTGGACGTGGTGCTCTACCCAGGCGAGAAAGCGGGCCGCCAGCGCATCACCTTCGACACGGCGGGCGGTGCCAGGATTCGCGACGGCAAACTCCAGCTTCCGGCCTACGGCTGCGTGGTGCTGGAAGACAGCGGCGAGACCACGGGGCGGTAA
- a CDS encoding SusE domain-containing protein, with the protein MKTLYTKLFGAMVAAVLLTSCEKDEIRAVLNPEAAVTPTLSGQNVVLNKETPTAKALTISWAKPNYGYEAAATYSILIDKKGGDFSKAAIIAVGRDTVKTFATSELNTLLVNMGLPVAVASDIDVKVQSVLGTKTQIVSPVKTFKVTPYLDRLDLSTNWGIVGNATVNEWNGPDVPFYKTDKAGVLAAYVTLKDGEIKFRQDNKWDNNYGDNGADGKAEKDGANIKVTAGTYRITLNTSTFDYKVEKYAPGLVGDATPNGWNGPDVPLAYDPTSDTWKAVVTLVGGKDLKIRLNNDWGTNWGGSNGTLAAGGDNIRIAAAGTYLVTVDYNKLKYTIETIKPWGVVGDAAPNGWNGPDAKFYPTGIDKVFVLDRVTLKAGEIKFRLNDDWGTNYGDTKADGVLDAGGDNIKVTAGTFQITLDLSDANKPTYKMVKI; encoded by the coding sequence ATGAAAACTCTTTATACTAAACTTTTCGGAGCGATGGTTGCGGCGGTGCTGCTGACTTCGTGCGAAAAAGATGAGATTCGGGCCGTCCTGAACCCGGAGGCCGCCGTAACGCCGACGCTCTCGGGCCAGAACGTGGTGCTCAACAAAGAAACGCCCACCGCCAAAGCCCTGACCATCTCCTGGGCCAAGCCCAACTACGGCTACGAAGCGGCGGCGACGTACTCCATTCTGATTGACAAAAAAGGCGGCGACTTTTCCAAAGCAGCCATCATTGCGGTCGGTCGGGATACGGTCAAAACGTTTGCCACCAGCGAACTGAACACCCTGCTGGTGAACATGGGCCTGCCGGTGGCGGTGGCCTCTGACATTGATGTCAAAGTGCAGTCGGTGCTGGGTACCAAAACCCAGATCGTTTCGCCGGTGAAAACCTTCAAGGTAACGCCGTACCTCGACCGCCTCGACCTGAGCACCAACTGGGGTATCGTGGGCAACGCCACGGTCAACGAATGGAACGGTCCGGATGTGCCTTTCTACAAAACCGACAAGGCCGGAGTACTGGCCGCCTACGTAACGCTGAAAGACGGCGAAATCAAATTCCGCCAGGACAACAAGTGGGACAATAACTACGGCGATAACGGCGCCGACGGCAAAGCCGAGAAAGACGGAGCCAACATCAAGGTAACGGCCGGCACGTACCGCATTACCCTCAATACGAGCACGTTCGACTACAAAGTTGAGAAATACGCGCCGGGTCTGGTGGGCGACGCCACGCCGAACGGCTGGAACGGTCCGGATGTGCCGCTGGCCTACGACCCGACCTCCGACACCTGGAAAGCGGTTGTGACGCTGGTGGGCGGAAAAGACCTGAAAATCCGTCTGAACAACGACTGGGGCACCAACTGGGGCGGCTCAAACGGCACGCTGGCAGCGGGCGGCGACAACATCCGCATCGCGGCCGCCGGAACCTACCTCGTCACGGTTGACTACAACAAACTGAAGTACACCATCGAAACCATCAAGCCCTGGGGCGTGGTGGGCGACGCTGCGCCGAACGGCTGGAACGGCCCGGATGCCAAATTCTACCCGACGGGTATCGACAAGGTGTTTGTGCTGGACCGCGTGACGCTGAAAGCCGGGGAAATCAAGTTCCGTCTGAACGACGACTGGGGCACCAACTACGGCGACACTAAGGCCGACGGCGTTCTGGACGCGGGCGGCGATAACATCAAAGTGACGGCGGGTACCTTCCAGATCACGCTCGACCTCTCGGATGCCAACAAGCCGACGTACAAAATGGTCAAAATCTGA
- a CDS encoding RagB/SusD family nutrient uptake outer membrane protein, whose protein sequence is MKISVRKSFITAGLVASALAFNGCVNDLDRQPFNDVTSATVYNSPTGYQQVLAKIYAGLAVTGQSGPAGKPDIQGVDEGASNYLRQLWSAQELPTDEAVIAWNDNTIQDFHQMDWSSADVFTRALYYRIFYQITLANEFIRESSDAKLAERGISGTDATNIKAYRAEARFLRALSYYHALDLYGNVPFVTETDAVGSNLPRQIQRTELFNYVESELKAIETELVDARKNEYGRADKAAAWTLLARLYLNAEVYTGQKKFTEAITYSKKVIDAGYALEGNYADLFKADNNTSREIIFPITFDGNRTKTWGGTTFLVCAPIGGSMKAADFGVNGGWAGIRTTKSLVNLFPTGGTDKRAMFYTAGQSLEINDVTVFTDGYAVTKWSNRTKAGANGSDPNLQHPDTDFPLFRLADVYLTYAEAVLRGGTGGDVATALGYVNQLRQRAYGSTGGNLTTLSVDQILDERGRELYWEGYRRTDLIRYGKFTTTAYLWPWKGGTKEGRGVESFRNLYPLPASDVVANPNLKQNPNY, encoded by the coding sequence ATGAAAATATCCGTTCGTAAAAGCTTCATCACCGCTGGTCTGGTTGCTTCGGCGCTGGCCTTCAACGGGTGCGTGAACGATCTCGACCGCCAGCCGTTCAACGACGTTACGTCGGCCACGGTCTACAACTCCCCGACCGGCTACCAGCAGGTGCTGGCCAAGATTTATGCGGGTCTGGCCGTAACGGGTCAGTCCGGCCCGGCGGGCAAGCCCGACATCCAGGGTGTGGACGAAGGCGCGTCGAACTACCTGCGTCAGCTCTGGAGCGCCCAGGAACTGCCGACCGACGAGGCCGTGATCGCCTGGAACGACAACACGATTCAGGATTTCCACCAGATGGACTGGTCGTCGGCCGACGTTTTCACGCGCGCCCTGTACTACCGCATTTTCTATCAGATCACGCTGGCCAACGAGTTTATCCGCGAATCGTCGGATGCGAAACTGGCCGAGCGCGGCATCTCCGGTACCGACGCCACTAACATCAAGGCCTACCGGGCTGAAGCCCGCTTCCTGCGCGCCCTGAGCTACTACCACGCTCTCGACCTGTACGGCAACGTGCCGTTCGTGACGGAGACCGACGCTGTGGGCTCAAACCTGCCGCGTCAGATTCAGCGCACGGAGCTGTTCAACTACGTGGAATCGGAGCTGAAAGCCATCGAAACCGAGCTGGTGGACGCCCGCAAAAACGAGTACGGCCGCGCCGACAAAGCCGCCGCCTGGACGCTGCTGGCCCGCCTGTACCTGAACGCCGAAGTGTATACGGGTCAGAAGAAATTCACGGAAGCCATTACTTACAGCAAAAAGGTGATCGACGCCGGGTATGCGCTGGAAGGCAACTATGCCGATCTGTTCAAAGCCGACAACAACACCTCCCGGGAAATTATCTTCCCGATTACCTTCGACGGCAACCGTACCAAGACCTGGGGCGGAACGACGTTTCTGGTCTGCGCGCCCATCGGCGGCAGCATGAAAGCGGCTGATTTCGGAGTCAACGGCGGCTGGGCCGGTATCCGGACCACCAAATCGCTGGTCAACCTGTTCCCGACCGGCGGGACCGACAAGCGGGCCATGTTCTACACGGCTGGCCAGAGCCTCGAAATCAACGACGTGACGGTCTTTACGGACGGTTATGCCGTTACGAAGTGGTCGAACCGGACCAAAGCCGGGGCCAACGGCTCGGACCCGAACCTCCAGCATCCGGACACGGACTTCCCCCTGTTCCGCCTGGCCGACGTATACCTGACCTACGCTGAGGCGGTTCTGCGCGGCGGCACGGGCGGCGACGTGGCTACGGCCCTCGGCTACGTGAACCAGCTTCGCCAGCGGGCCTACGGCAGCACCGGAGGCAACCTGACGACGCTGAGCGTGGACCAGATTCTGGACGAGCGCGGCCGTGAGCTGTACTGGGAAGGCTACCGCCGCACGGACCTCATCCGCTACGGCAAATTCACGACAACCGCTTACCTGTGGCCGTGGAAAGGTGGCACCAAAGAAGGTCGGGGCGTTGAAAGCTTCCGCAACCTCTATCCGCTTCCGGCCTCCGACGTCGTCGCCAACCCGAACCTGAAGCAGAATCCGAATTATTGA